CCACTTAAGGGCTAGTCCCCGTTCGCTCGCCACTACTAAGGGAATCTCGGTTGATTTCTTTTCCTCAGGGTACTTAGATGTTTCAGTTCCCCTGGTTCGCCTCTTGCACCTATGTATTCAGTACAAGATAACCATCTTATGATGGCTGGGTTCCCCCATTCAGAGATCTCCGGATCAAAGTCTGTTTGCCGACTCCCCGAAGCTTATCGCAGGCTACCACGTCTTTCATCGCCTCTGACTGCCAAGGCATCCACCGTATGCGCTTCTTCACTTGACCATATAACCCCAAGCAATCTGGTTATACTATGAAGACGACATTCGCCGAAAATTTGCAATTTAACTCACAAATTTTACCTTAGCCTGATCCGTTACCAGTGAAAGTAACGTTCAGTCTATCTTTCTATCACATACCCAAATTTTTAAAGAACGATCTAATCAAAAGACTAGAAATCAACATTCAATGTGAATGCTCATTTCTAAGCTTTCAGAAGCAGTTTATGGTGGAGCCAAGCGGGATCGAACCGCTGACCTCCTGCGTGCAAGGCAGGCGCTCTCCCAGCTGAGCTATGGCCCCATAACAAAATTGGTGGGTCTGGGCAGATTCGAACTGCCGACCTCACCCTTATCAGGGGTGCGCTCTAACCAACTGAGCTACAGACCCAATTTCGAGCTTGTAACTGTTAGCTTGGAGCTATCAGCTTGGAGCTTAAAGCTGCTTCTATCGTCTTCTTCAATGAATCAAGCAATTCGTGTGGGAGCTTATGAAGCAGCTGATGTCGTCGATTAAGGAGGTGATCCAGCCGCAGGTTCCCCTACGGCTACCTTGTTACGACTTCACCCCAGTCATGAATCACACCGTGGTAACCGTCCCCCCGAAGGTTAGACTAGCTACTTCTGGTGCAACCCACTCCCATGGTGTGACGGGCGGTGTGTACAAGGCCCGGGAACGTATTCACCGCGACATTCTGATTCGCGATTACTAGCGATTCCGACTTCACGCAGTCGAGTTGCAGACTGCGATCCGGACTACGATCGGTTTTATGGGATTAGCTCCACCTCGCGGCTTGGCAACCCTTTGTACCGACCATTGTAGCACGTGTGTAGCCCAGGCCGTAAGGGCCATGATGACTTGACGTCATCCCCACCTTCCTCCGGTTTGTCACCGGCAGTCTCCTTAGAGTGCCCACCATAATGTGCTGGTAACTAAGGACAAGGGTTGCGCTCGTTACGGGACTTAACCCAACATCTCACGACACGAGCTGACGACAGCCATGCAGCACCTGTCTCAATGTTCCCGAAGGCACCAATCCATCTCTGGAAAGTTCATTGGATGTCAAGGCCTGGTAAGGTTCTTCGCGTTGCTTCGAATTAAACCACATGCTCCACCGCTTGTGCGGGCCCCCGTCAATTCATTTGAGTTTTAACCTTGCGGCCGTACTCCCCAGGCGGTCAACTTAATGCGTTAGCTGCGCCACTAAGAGCTCAAGGCTCCCAACGGCTAGTTGACATCGTTTACGGCGTGGACTACCAGGGTATCTAATCCTGTTTGCTCCCCACGCTTTCGCACCTCAGTGTCAGTATCAGTCCAGGTGGTCGCCTTCGCCACTGGTGTTCCTTCCTATATCTACGCATTTCACCGCTACACAGGAAATTCCACCACCCTCTACCATACTCTAGCTTGCCAGTTTTGGATGCAGTTCCCAGGTTGAGCCCGGGGCTTTCACATCCAACTTAACAAACCACCTACGCGCGCTTTACGCCCAGTAATTCCGATTAACGCTTGCACCCTCTGTATTACCGCGGCTGCTGGCACAGAGTTAGCCGGTGCTTATTCTGTCGGTAACGTCAAAATACTCACGTATTAGGTAAGTACCCTTCCTCCCAACTTAAAGTGCTTCACAATCCGAAGACCTTCTTCACACACGCGGCATGGCTGGATCAGGCTTTCGCCCATTGTCCAATATTCCCCACTGCTGCCTCCCGTAGGAGTCTGGACCGTGTCTCAGTTCCAGTGTGACTGATCATCCTCTCAGACCAGTTACGGATCGCAGCCTTGGTGAGCCATTACCTCACCAACTAGCTAATCCGACCTAGGCTCATCTGATAGCGTGAGGTCCGAAGATCCCCCACTTTCTCCCGTAGGACGTATGCGGTATTAGCGCCCGTTTCCGGACGTTATCCCCCACTACCAGGCAGATTCCTAGGCATTACTCACCCGTCCGCCGCTCGCCACCAGGTACAAGTACCCGTGCTGCCGCTCGACTTGCATGTGTTAGGCCTGCCGCCAGCGTTCAATCTGAGCCATGATCAAACTCTTCAGTTCAAACATCTTTGGGTTTTGAGAAAACCCTAAACTTGGCTCAGCAATCGTTGGTTACATCTTTGATTTCTCGCGGAGTAACTTGTGATGCTGATAATCTTTTTGACTATCAGTCTGACTCCACAAGCACCCACACGAATTGCTTGATTCAGTTGTTAAAGAGCGGTTGGTTAAGATCTTTCGTCTCAACCGAGGCGCGCATTCTACAGCAGCCTCATTTACTGTCAAGCGATTTTTTAAGAAGTTTTTGAAGATTTCCTCAACAACTTCAACCACTTGCGCTTTCGATCTCTCGTTAGCGGGAGGCGAATTCTACAGCGTTACACGCTGCTGTCAACACCTCTTTTCAACCGCTTTCGACCGAGACGATCGAATCGTTAATAAGGCGAAAACACACTGCCTTACTAACTGCTTCTGGCTTCGATGAACTGAAGCGTAACCGCCGCCGAAAACTGCGTAACTCGTTGAATATCAAGGAGTTTTCCGTTTCGACTGCGCCGGAAGTGGGGCGAATTATAGACCTGTAGAATCTGCCGTCAACCTTTAATTACGTTTTTGTTGCAGACGGTTGTTTTTTAGCCATTAGGCGGGGAATACGGCGCATCACTGCCGGCACTCGCAGCACCAACAGCAGCGCACCTATAGAAGCGTAAACCGCCCATTCCTTCAGATCTGCCCGAACGATCCAGAGCATATGCAGAAGCCCAAGCCCCAGGATGAGATAAACCAGGCGATGCAGCTTTTTCCAACGCGCTCCCAGGCGACGCTGACTGTAGCGATTGGATGTCAGCGCCAATACCAAAAGAAGCACAAACCCCAGGCTTCCAACAAAGATATAGGGCCGCTTGCGCAGCTCCACTCCCAACTGGGACCAGTCCAACCCCAGAATGAATACCCCATAGGCACTCAAGTGCAGCACTACATAGGCAAAGCACCACAGCCCCAGTTGTCGGCGCACGGCTATCCAGCCCGGCCAGCCAGTGAGCTTTTGCATGGGAGTCATGGCCAAGGTAATCAACAGCAGCACCAACGTGCCCAATCCCAGACGATCAACCAGCACCTTGCCTGGATCAGGCCCGAGAACCGAGCCCCAAGCCTCATACAGCCAATACAGTGGCCAGATAGCCGCAGCAATAAAGACTCCAATACGCCAGAACGAATAACGCATCAGTAGTTCTTCCGCAGATCCATGCCGCTATATAAGGAAGCGACCTCTTCCGAGTAGCCATTGAACATCTGTGTTTCCCGCACATTTGGACTGAACAGGCTGCTGGGCAAACGCCGCTCTCGCGCTTGAGTCCATCGAGGATGATCAACTGTAGGGTTCACATTTGCGTAAAAACCATATTCATTGGCAGCAATACTCTGCCAGGTAGTCTTTGGCTGCTCGTCCACCAAGCTGATACGCACAATGGACTTCACACTTTTGAAGCCATATTTCCAGGGAACCACCAGGCGCAATGGCGCACCATTCTGATTGGGCAGCTCACGCCCATACATCCCTACCGCTAGAATCGCCAACGGATTCATCGCCTCATCAAGACGCAAGCCTTCAACATAGGGCCAGTCGATCAAGGCAAAACCGGAACGCTGTCCCGGCATGCTCTTAGGATCCTGCAGCGTTTCAAAACGAATGAACTTGGCCTTGCTGGTTGGCTCCACTTGCTTGAGCAGCGCGGAGATAGGGAAACCTATCCAGGGAATCACCATCGACCACGCCTCGACGCAGCGCAGTCGATAAATACGCTCCTCCAACGAGTAAGGCTTCATGAAGTCTTCAAGGGCATAGCGCCCAGGCTTGGCGACCTCACCGTCCACGACCACACTCCATGGCTCGGTCTTGAGCGCTCCCGCGTTCGCCGCTGGATCACCCTTGTCAGTACCGAACTCATAGAAGTTGTTGTAGTGAGTCGCGTCCTTGAACGGTGTGATCGCCTCATCCTTGACGGTTACGGCTTGCCAATGAGTGCTCGCCAATTTGTCGGAGAACCACGCTGGCGCACGGCCCGGCTCCACATCGGCATAACGCGTCGCATCCTGCGCAGCCGCCCAACGGGGCAAACCGGCGAAGGCCAGGCCTGCTACCGCACCGCCCAGCAAACTGCGTCGTGAGAGATAAAGAGATTCTGGCGTGACATCCGACTCATGGCAGTCAGACGCTTTGGGGAATTTGAATAACATGGCAACTCCGCAGCATTGGAGGACAGATGTACCAATAGACTGCGGAGTATGGAGGAAATTACATCACTCGACGCTTTTGCGACGCCGTAGGTGTAACAGGTACTGGACCGGGCCCGAAGCCGCATAGGCGAGGAACACCAACAGCAGGATGCGTGGTGGATCGCTGAACACCACGGCAAACACCAGCACTACGGCCAGAATCGCCACAAAAGGCACCCGGCCCTTCAGGTCCAGGTCCTTGAAGCTGTTGTACTTGATGTTGCTGACCATCAGCATGCCCGCAGCCGCGACCATCAACGCCACCAGGAACGACATCTTCGATCCCTGAATGCCGTAATCGCTGAAAGCCCAGACGATACCCGCCACCACCCCCGCCGCCGCAGGACTGGCCAGACCGATGAAATATCGCTTGTCGGCGGTTCCCACCTGAGTGTTGAAACGCGCCAGACGCAATGCCGCGCCCGCCACATAGATGAAGGCGACCATCCAGCCAACCTTGCCCATGTCGCCCAAGGCCCAGCCAAAGGCCAGCAATGCCGGGGCAACGCCAAACGCCACCATATCCGACAGCGAATCGTACTCGGCGCCAAAGGCACTCTGGGTATTGGTCATACGGGCTACGCGCCCATCCAGGCCGTCAAGGACCATGGCGACAAAGATCGCAATGGCGGCAAAGGCAAAGTACTTGCTCGCCCCCGCTGTGTCCCCGGCACTCAAGGCGCTCTGGGCACTCATGGAGCTGATGATGGAATAGAACCCCGCGAACAGGTTCGCAGTGGTGAACAGATTCGGCAGAAGATAGATACCACGATGCCGGACTTTACGGCCTTCAGCGTCATGCCCTTCTTCGACATGCTCATCGATCGGTAGCAGGCTTTCGGCGTCAGAGGCCTGGTTTGGCTCTTCGGGACGTTCGCTCATGGACAATACCTTGCAACGGTGTGAAAAGTTTCGACAGATACCCTGGGCCGCGATTGGGCCACAAAGGATCCAGCTTTATACCAGAACCTACCCGTCCAAACGAAAAAACGCGGCCTAGGCCGCGTTTTTCCTGACAAGACTTGAACTTAGTTCTTGGCTTTGTCGACGATCTTGTTGGCACCGATCCACGGCATCATCGAACGCAGTTGCTCACCGATGATCTCGATACCGTGAGCGGCATTGTTACGACGCTTGGCGGTCATCGATGGGTAGCCGGTGGCACCTTCGCTGATGAACATCTTCGCGTATTCGCCGTCCTGGATGCGCTTCAGAGCATTGCGCATGGCCTGACGGGATTCGGCGTTGATGACTTCAGGGCCGGTCACGTACTCGCCGTACTCGGCGTTGTTGGAGATCGAGTAGTTCATGTTGGCGATACCGCCTTCGTACATGAGGTCAACGATCAGTTTCAGTTCGTGCAGGCACTCGAAATAGGCCATTTCCGGCGCGTAGCCAGCTTCAACCAGAGTTTCGAAACCGGCCTTGACCAGTTCAACGGTACCGCCGCACAGAACAGCCTGCTCGCCGAACAGGTCGGTTTCAGTCTCGTCCTTGAAGGTGGTTTCGATGATGCCGGTACGACCGCCGCCCACGCCAGCCGCGTAGGACAGGGCTACGTTCTTGGCGTTGCCGGACGCGTCCTGATAGATAGCGATCAGGTCAGGAATACCGCCGCCCTTGACGAACTCGGAACGTACGGTGTGACCCGGAGCCTTCGGCGCGATCATGATCACGTCGAGGTCGGCACGTGGAACAACCTGGTTGTAGTGGATCGCGAAGCCGTGGGAGAAGGCCAGGGTGGCGCCTTTCTTGATATTCGGCTCGATCTCGTTCTTGTACAGCTGGGACTGGAACTCGTCCGGGGTCAGGATCATGACCAGGTCGGCGCCGGCAACGGCTGCAGCAACGTCGGTCACTTTCAGGCCATGAGCCTCAGCCTTGGCAACGGTAGCGGAACCTTTGCGCAGGCCGACAGTTACGTCAACGCCGGAGTCTTTCAGGTTGCAAGCTTGAGCGTGGCCCTGGGAACCGTAACCGATGATGGCAACTTTCTTGCCCTGGATGATCGACAGGTCGCAGTCTTTATCGTAGAAAACTTTCATGAATTTCCCCTATATCAGGCCGTTCCGGCCATTCGCTAATTTGAGTTAGATGCTCAGTACTTTGTCGCCACGGGCAATCCCGGTGACACCACTGCGTACGGTTTCCAGAATCGACGCGGTGCCGATCGATTGAATGAAGCTGTCGAGCTTGTCGCTGGTACCGGTCAGTTGAACGGTATACACGCTGGCGCTGACATCAACGATCTGCCCACGGTAAATATCGGTAGTGCGCTTGACCTCGGCGCGCTGGGCGCCGGTGGCCTTGATCTTGACCAACATCAGTTCGCGCTCGATGTGAGCACTTTCCGAAAGGTCCACCAGCTTCACCACCTCGATCAACTTGTTCAGGTTCTTGGTGATCTGCTCGATGATCTCATCATGACCAACCGTGGTGAGGGTCAGACGCGACAGGGTCGGGTCTTCGGTCGGTGCCACGGTCAAGCTTTCAATGTTGTAGTTACGCTGCGAGAACAGACCGACTACACGAGACAAAGCGCCCGGTTCGTTTTCCAGAAGCAAGGAAATGATGTGCCGCATGATTAAGTACGCTCCGTCTTGCTCAGCCACATATCGCGCATAGAGCCGTCTTTGATCTGCATCGGATAGACGTGCTCGCTGGTATCGACCTGGATATCGAGGAATACCAGGCGATCCTTCATGGCGAACGCTTCTTCCATCTTCGGCTTCAAATCCTTCAGGTCCGTGATACGCATGCCCACGTGACCGTAGGCCTCGACCAGCTTGACGAAGTCAGGCAGCGATTCCATGTAGGAGTGCGAGTGGCGGCTGCCGTAGCTCATGTCCTGCCATTGGCGCACCATACCCAGCACACCATTGTTCAGGTTGACGATCTTGACCGGCAGACCGTACTGCAGGCAGGTGGACAGTTCCTGGATATTCATCTGGATACTGCCTTCGCCGGTGACACAGGCGACATCATTATCAGGGAAGCTCAACTTGACCCCCATGGCCGCCGGGAAACCGAAGCCCATGGTGCCCAGGCCGCCGGAGTTGATCCAGCGATTGGGCTTGTTGAACTTGTAATACTGCGCCGCGAACATCTGGTGCTGGCCCACGTCAGAGGTGACAAAGGCATCGCCCTTGGTCACTTCACACAGGGTCTCGATCACCGTTTGCGGCTTGATGATGCTGCCGTCGCCCTTGTCGTAAGGGAACAGGCCGCGATCACCACGCCACTCGTCGATCTGCTTCCACCAGCTGGCGACCGTGTCCTTGTTCGGGGTGTCGCCGATTTCCTTGAGTGCCGCGACCATTTCGGTCAGCACGCTCTCCACTGGACCCACGATAGGCACATCGGCCTTGATGGTCTTGGAGATGGAAGCCGGGTCGATGTCCACATGGATGATCTTGGCGTTCGGACAGAACTTCGGCGCACCGTTGATAACCCGGTCGTCGAAACGCGCACCAACGGCCAGGATCACGTCGGCGTGGTGCATGGTCAGGTTGGCGGTGTAGCTGCCGTGCATACCAAGCATGCCGACGAACTGCCGATCGGTACCAGGGTATGCACCCAGGCCCATCAGGGTATTGGTGACTGGCAGATTGAGCATCTTGGCCAGTTCGGTCAGCGGTGCGGAACCGCCGCCCAGGATCACGCCGCCGCCTGCATAGAGCACAGGACGCTTGGCCGCCAGGAGCATTTCTGCCGCCTTGCGGATTTGCCCGGAGTGACCGCGAACAGCTGGGCTGTAGGAGCGCAGCTTGGCTTTCTTGGGAAAAACGTATTCGAACTTTTCAGCCGGGTTGGTCATGTCCTTGGGGATATCGACCACCACCGGACCAGGACGACCGGATTGCGCCAGGTAGAAGGCTTTCTTCATGACTTCCGGGATTTCCGAAGCGTGCTTGATCATGAAGCTGTGCTTCACGATCGGCCGGGAGATACCGATCATGTCGGTTTCCTGGAACGCGTCGGTGCCGACCATGGTGCTAGGCACCTGACCGGAAATGATCACCATTGGAATCGAGTCCATATAGGCGGTGGCAATACCGGTAATGGCATTGGTCGCGCCCGGGCCGGAAGTCACCAGTACCACGCCGGCTTTACCGGTGGCACGGGCATAACCGTCAGCCATATGGGTTGCCGCTTGCTCGTGACGAACCAGGATGTGGGTCACTTCCGGTTCTTTGAACAGGGCATCGTAAACATGAAGGAGAGCACCACCCGGGTACCCGTAGATATATTTGACGCCTTCGTCACGCAAAAAGCGGACGAGCATCTCACCGCCAGATAAAAGCTCCACGTTGTTCACCTCTAAAACGCCAGAATACCGCCCTCAAAAGGGAGCGGGTCTTAATAGGTTTACTTCTCAGCAGAGCATGAGCGACGGTGGTCGCCGACTACGTCAGCACTGACTGAGCAAGTATTGGGAGCGCCCCAAAGTGTTGCGGGGTTTTCCCACCCAGCGCGAGGTAACGCGTTGCGGGTGTAGCACTTCGGCGCGGATGTGCGCCTCATGATCTGCTGAGTGGGTCTGCTTCTGGCAGTCCCTCTACAGCGGACTTTGGATTCTTCTGTTTCGTCCTCTTCAAGTCAAGTCGTCTATGTAGTTAATTCGAACTAAGCGCATGAGAACGCAAGAAAAAACCCAAAAACGACCACAGCCTGCACTTCAATTGCGCAATCTTCGGCAAGCAACTCAGAAATGCGAACCTTGACTTTGGTGTTCGACCTATAGACAGGCACAGGTCAAGGCTGCCGGCAGAACGGCAAGAAGGCGCCAGGAAGAAGGAGGGAGGACGCTGCCAGGCAGCGGGAGGCGACTGCCAGGCGTACCTGGCAGTCGTGGACTCAACGGGTGGCCGCGATGAGCTGATCGAATTCCTTGAGCAGCATTCGCAACTGCAGATCGCGCCCCTGCATCGGGCGAGTGGAGAACACCATTTCGGCCATCTCCTGGATACCGGAGGCATTGGGCAGCGGCAGATCCTGCTCCAGGATCACCTTCATGCGCGGCAGGAAGATCCACTGCAGCCACTGCTCGAAATCCAGCGTATCCACGGCAAAAGGCTGAGTACTGGCCAGAGCCTCGGCACTGGGTGCCACCTCGTCCCACAATCCCTGCACGCGCAACTCACGCTCGATCAGCAGCAACTGCTCGGCGATTCTGGGAAAACGCACATCCATCACAGCGAGACCCGGGCTTTCTGCCGCGCCTGAGCGGCGCCCGCTGCATCACCCTGCTTCTCCCGAGCCTGGGCGATCAACTCCCACAAACTCGCCTGAAGGTCGGGACGACCGTTGGCAAAGCTCAGACCGCGACGGGCAAACTGCTCGGCTTGCGGGGCATCGCCCTGAGCCATGCGCACCTGCGCCAGCCGGTAGAGCACCTGGGGCTCGCGCGGCGCGACACGCTGTGCACGCTCCAGACTGGAGGAGGCACCATTCAAATCACCACTGGATTGCTGCTGCTGAGCCGTGGTCAACAGCGCCAGCACAGGCCCGTCCAACTGTTCATCGGCCGACAGACCACCGGCCCGAGCCGACGGAATCCCGCTCGGCGTCGAAGGCATGTTGTAGGTGCCCTGATTGATCGGTGCCGACTGATAAGCGCCACCCTCCACCGGCCCCGGCGTGATAGGCCCGGACGTCACAGGTCCCGGCGTTATCGGCGAGCTGCTGATCGGTGCCGACGCGGTCGCGCCACCACCTGGGACCATCACCACCACCCCGGAATCTTCCGGGATGGCCTGAGCCTGAGCTTGCGCCGGACGCTTGATGGTCGTCTGGCGAAAGCCGCCGGAAGCGGAAATCCGCTCGCTGTTGGACACGGCAGTACCGGAGTCCACGACGGGAATGGAGCCGCGCTGCACGCTGGCGCAACCATTGAGCAACGCCAGAGCTGTAATAGCTGGAACCCACCACTTGTTCACGTCAAACCCTCATCGCTTAGTTCATCCAGCCCTTGACCCAATCCATCACCGAATCGCTACCTGCCGGGGTTTCACCACCGCAAGAAGCACCGGGAGGCGGTTCGCTGCCGCGAATATACGGCATCTGCACAGCCCCCGGACAGTTGGCATCGGAGCCCTGCCCGGTACGTGAATCGACCCAGGCCTGAACCACGTTGTCCGGCTGCGGCATATCCAGCGGCAGCGGATCGGCCTTGCGCATGAAACTGGTCCAGACCTGCAGGGCGCCCGTGGCACCGGTGAACGGCGTCTTGCCGTTATCATCACGCCCCAACCAGACGACCGCCAACAAATCCTGGCTGAAGCCGGCGAACCAGCTGTCGCGAGAGTCATTACTGGTACCGGTCTTGCCCGCCAGCGCCAGGGTCTTGGGCAACACGTTGTACACCGAGCTGCCCGTGCCTTCGCGCATCACGCGCTGCATCGCGCTCTGAATCAGGTAGATCGAACCGGCATCGAAGCGCTGCTGGATCTGGAACGGATAACGCTTGAGCGGTTCGCCCTCGGCCGTCAACACACTGCGGATCCCGCGCATCGGCGTATTGAAGCCGCCGTTGGCCAGGGTCTGGTACATGGTCGCCACTTCCATCGGGCTCAGGCCACCGGCACCGAGCAGCATCGACGGAAACGCCGGGAACTCGCGGGTCACGCCCAAGCGCCCAAGGGTTTTCAGAACGTTGGGCACCCCCACTTCCAGACCGAGCCGGGCAGTGGACAAGTTGTAGGAATGAGCCAGCCCCTGGTACAGGAAAACCGTGCCATGCGAACGTCGATCGTAGTTCTGCGGCTTCCATACCTGGCCATCGGCGCCTTTCACCGAAAACGCCTCATCGGAGAGCCAACTGGTCAGGGTGTACTGGCTGGGTTTCTCCAGGGCCGTCAGGTAAACCGCCGGCTTGATCAATGAGCCGATCGGACGCACCGCGTCCAATGCCCGGTTGAAGCCGGCGAAACTGGCTTGTCGACTGCCGATCATGGCTTGAACCTCGCCGGTTTCCGGATTGGTCACCACCATCGCCGCCTCAACGTCTTCCGCGCCCTTGCGCCCGGCCAGGCGCTTGAAGGTGTCGTTGACCGAGGCTTCCGCCTTCATCTGCAGGATTGGATCGAAACTGGTGAAGATTCGCAGGCCTTCCTCGGTCAAGTCTTCGTCGCGGTAGTCTTCACGCAACTGGCGCTTGACCAGATCCAGGAAACCGGGGAACGAGCTGTCCGCCAGGCTGCCGCGCTTGGTCACGCCAAGCGGCATCTTCTTCGCCGCTTCCACCTGCTCGGGTGTCGCCACGCCCTGCTGCGCCAGCAAATCGAGCACCAGATTGCGCCGCTCCAGGGCACGCTCCGGGTAACGACGCGGGTTGTAGTAGGAAGGCCCCTTGACCATGCCCACCA
This genomic stretch from Pseudomonas sp. Os17 harbors:
- the msrQ gene encoding protein-methionine-sulfoxide reductase heme-binding subunit MsrQ, translating into MRYSFWRIGVFIAAAIWPLYWLYEAWGSVLGPDPGKVLVDRLGLGTLVLLLITLAMTPMQKLTGWPGWIAVRRQLGLWCFAYVVLHLSAYGVFILGLDWSQLGVELRKRPYIFVGSLGFVLLLVLALTSNRYSQRRLGARWKKLHRLVYLILGLGLLHMLWIVRADLKEWAVYASIGALLLVLRVPAVMRRIPRLMAKKQPSATKT
- the msrP gene encoding protein-methionine-sulfoxide reductase catalytic subunit MsrP produces the protein MLFKFPKASDCHESDVTPESLYLSRRSLLGGAVAGLAFAGLPRWAAAQDATRYADVEPGRAPAWFSDKLASTHWQAVTVKDEAITPFKDATHYNNFYEFGTDKGDPAANAGALKTEPWSVVVDGEVAKPGRYALEDFMKPYSLEERIYRLRCVEAWSMVIPWIGFPISALLKQVEPTSKAKFIRFETLQDPKSMPGQRSGFALIDWPYVEGLRLDEAMNPLAILAVGMYGRELPNQNGAPLRLVVPWKYGFKSVKSIVRISLVDEQPKTTWQSIAANEYGFYANVNPTVDHPRWTQARERRLPSSLFSPNVRETQMFNGYSEEVASLYSGMDLRKNY
- the pssA gene encoding CDP-diacylglycerol--serine O-phosphatidyltransferase, which translates into the protein MSERPEEPNQASDAESLLPIDEHVEEGHDAEGRKVRHRGIYLLPNLFTTANLFAGFYSIISSMSAQSALSAGDTAGASKYFAFAAIAIFVAMVLDGLDGRVARMTNTQSAFGAEYDSLSDMVAFGVAPALLAFGWALGDMGKVGWMVAFIYVAGAALRLARFNTQVGTADKRYFIGLASPAAAGVVAGIVWAFSDYGIQGSKMSFLVALMVAAAGMLMVSNIKYNSFKDLDLKGRVPFVAILAVVLVFAVVFSDPPRILLLVFLAYAASGPVQYLLHLRRRKSVE
- the ilvC gene encoding ketol-acid reductoisomerase — its product is MKVFYDKDCDLSIIQGKKVAIIGYGSQGHAQACNLKDSGVDVTVGLRKGSATVAKAEAHGLKVTDVAAAVAGADLVMILTPDEFQSQLYKNEIEPNIKKGATLAFSHGFAIHYNQVVPRADLDVIMIAPKAPGHTVRSEFVKGGGIPDLIAIYQDASGNAKNVALSYAAGVGGGRTGIIETTFKDETETDLFGEQAVLCGGTVELVKAGFETLVEAGYAPEMAYFECLHELKLIVDLMYEGGIANMNYSISNNAEYGEYVTGPEVINAESRQAMRNALKRIQDGEYAKMFISEGATGYPSMTAKRRNNAAHGIEIIGEQLRSMMPWIGANKIVDKAKN
- the ilvN gene encoding acetolactate synthase small subunit, whose amino-acid sequence is MRHIISLLLENEPGALSRVVGLFSQRNYNIESLTVAPTEDPTLSRLTLTTVGHDEIIEQITKNLNKLIEVVKLVDLSESAHIERELMLVKIKATGAQRAEVKRTTDIYRGQIVDVSASVYTVQLTGTSDKLDSFIQSIGTASILETVRSGVTGIARGDKVLSI
- a CDS encoding acetolactate synthase 3 large subunit gives rise to the protein MELLSGGEMLVRFLRDEGVKYIYGYPGGALLHVYDALFKEPEVTHILVRHEQAATHMADGYARATGKAGVVLVTSGPGATNAITGIATAYMDSIPMVIISGQVPSTMVGTDAFQETDMIGISRPIVKHSFMIKHASEIPEVMKKAFYLAQSGRPGPVVVDIPKDMTNPAEKFEYVFPKKAKLRSYSPAVRGHSGQIRKAAEMLLAAKRPVLYAGGGVILGGGSAPLTELAKMLNLPVTNTLMGLGAYPGTDRQFVGMLGMHGSYTANLTMHHADVILAVGARFDDRVINGAPKFCPNAKIIHVDIDPASISKTIKADVPIVGPVESVLTEMVAALKEIGDTPNKDTVASWWKQIDEWRGDRGLFPYDKGDGSIIKPQTVIETLCEVTKGDAFVTSDVGQHQMFAAQYYKFNKPNRWINSGGLGTMGFGFPAAMGVKLSFPDNDVACVTGEGSIQMNIQELSTCLQYGLPVKIVNLNNGVLGMVRQWQDMSYGSRHSHSYMESLPDFVKLVEAYGHVGMRITDLKDLKPKMEEAFAMKDRLVFLDIQVDTSEHVYPMQIKDGSMRDMWLSKTERT
- a CDS encoding YqcC family protein, whose protein sequence is MDVRFPRIAEQLLLIERELRVQGLWDEVAPSAEALASTQPFAVDTLDFEQWLQWIFLPRMKVILEQDLPLPNASGIQEMAEMVFSTRPMQGRDLQLRMLLKEFDQLIAATR
- a CDS encoding tetratricopeptide repeat protein, encoding MNKWWVPAITALALLNGCASVQRGSIPVVDSGTAVSNSERISASGGFRQTTIKRPAQAQAQAIPEDSGVVVMVPGGGATASAPISSSPITPGPVTSGPITPGPVEGGAYQSAPINQGTYNMPSTPSGIPSARAGGLSADEQLDGPVLALLTTAQQQQSSGDLNGASSSLERAQRVAPREPQVLYRLAQVRMAQGDAPQAEQFARRGLSFANGRPDLQASLWELIAQAREKQGDAAGAAQARQKARVSL
- the mrcB gene encoding penicillin-binding protein 1B, which gives rise to MTRTRSPRSAKKTPSGGLRPWLGWALKLSLVGLVVLAGFAVYLDAVVQEKFSGKRWTIPAKVYARPLELFVGQKLSKEDFLTELDALGYRRESVANGPGAAAVSGNTVDLNTRGFQFYEGLEQAQPVRVRFSGDYVAELSGSKGAKLAVVRLEPLLIGGLYPKNLEDRILIKIDQVPPYLLETLVAVEDRDFYSHFGVSPKSIARAIWVNTSSGQMRQGGSTLTQQLVKNFFLTNERSLSRKLNEAMMALLLELHYDKREILEAYLNEVFVGQDGQRAVHGFGLASQFFFSQPLSELKLHQVALLVGMVKGPSYYNPRRYPERALERRNLVLDLLAQQGVATPEQVEAAKKMPLGVTKRGSLADSSFPGFLDLVKRQLREDYRDEDLTEEGLRIFTSFDPILQMKAEASVNDTFKRLAGRKGAEDVEAAMVVTNPETGEVQAMIGSRQASFAGFNRALDAVRPIGSLIKPAVYLTALEKPSQYTLTSWLSDEAFSVKGADGQVWKPQNYDRRSHGTVFLYQGLAHSYNLSTARLGLEVGVPNVLKTLGRLGVTREFPAFPSMLLGAGGLSPMEVATMYQTLANGGFNTPMRGIRSVLTAEGEPLKRYPFQIQQRFDAGSIYLIQSAMQRVMREGTGSSVYNVLPKTLALAGKTGTSNDSRDSWFAGFSQDLLAVVWLGRDDNGKTPFTGATGALQVWTSFMRKADPLPLDMPQPDNVVQAWVDSRTGQGSDANCPGAVQMPYIRGSEPPPGASCGGETPAGSDSVMDWVKGWMN